The Euphorbia lathyris chromosome 4, ddEupLath1.1, whole genome shotgun sequence genomic interval ACAGTCACATAGATGCTGCACTGATCACAACATTTGttgagcggtggcagccagacacgtcatcatttcacatgccatttggcgagatgaccattttgatgcatgatgtgtgggagatattgcgcatccccgtagatggtgccatggtgactgctgatgcgactgttgatgagcttaaggagtgcgtgatggatttgtttgggaCGACTCGGGTTGAGTTAGATGCCCGTCATTATGCTTCTGGTGGTATACGAGCCGCTTCCGTCATGGAGCGCTGTGGAGGTGATCGGATTCCTGAGACCCAGGCTATAGCTTGGACGTGGCTGATgctcggttccaccttgttcgtagacaagagtggtgaccgcatccgaccttcttgtctgttagaggtgcaggactcggcggctggagccgttggactttcttggggatcagctgcactagcatatctataccgtcatcttgGTATTGCTACCAGAGGAGATTGCGGGCAGATGATGGGTTGTATGACATTGCTCCAGTCCTGGATTTACGAGTATTTTCCTTGCTTCAGGCCACATCGAGAGGCAGTTACAGTTGACCCGGATCTTCCTAGGGCTTCGTTGTGGCCATCTATATCGATGGAGAAGAGCGATGAGCGGTTGAGAGCATTTCGTGCCCGGCTTGATGTGTTGACAGCAGATGAGGTATACTtgctttataattataaatactattcaattaaaacaaatttgtgtattacttgtatgtgttaatgtaattttatacatctgtaggtcatgtggatgccgtatggcCCTGATGCCATTACTGAGACCCCGAGGACTCTATATTCTGGATGGATACGGTATcgggatgtgatcgagccgtacatACCGGGGCGATGCCTTCGACAGCTTGGACATGTGCAGACCATTCCTAGACCGATATTGCAGCCTTCTAAGGCTGTTCGCCCGTGGACCAGTTTGAAGTATCGTGTAGAGGTGCCAGCTGTGATGGTGCAGGGTATTTGGGACTCTTTTCCCCAGTCGTCCGTCCTTATACTGTCTGTATTCACTCCAGCACATACTCCATCAGATTGTGAGGATCAGTACATGCATTGGTACACCCGTCACTCACACCCTCGTCTACTTCCGGAGATTGTTGCACCCGGACCGGCTGTTTATACTCGCTCGAACAGTGagattgtaagttatttttggtTTTCTTGACTGGTCTAGTaatgtgaaatgatatttactgaAATGTGAAATGATATTAACCTTGTTTTTTGTTCCTTACTTTTTTACAGTGGGTTAGTCGATTATCTGGCTGGGGTGAAACTGTGCTGGATCACATGAGTCATCTGGACGAGGATGCTGCGATTGTATATAGGCAGTCGTTAGAGGAGATTATGGAtgcttggcatttggccaagtgagTTATGACTGTATTTTGTAGTATTTTAGTACTATTTTGACAGAATTTGGTGGATTgatattttagtacttttttgTGGTATGTTTTGTTATTATTGCAAATTTAAGAATACATTAGAACGACATAAACTGCATAAACTGTAAAAATACATTAGAacgacataaactgaaaaaagacattacaacgacataaaccGAAAAAAAAGACATTAGTCACTATCTTCTTCGTACACCTGaatgtttggtgaagatgtcgctgGTACACCTGACTGTATTGCAAGGTATATCTCTTTCTCCTCTGCAATATTCGTCTCATATTCCACAGGAAAAATGTTCCATGGAGCATTTCCTCTATTTCTTGGCCAAGCTCGTCCTGGCAGGTAATCGTTCTTTGAAGCGCTGATACTCTGTAGTACTCGAACCTCTAATTTATAGCGATCCTAATTTTTCACGATCGAGTAAGGATAAGTTCGATGAACCTCATGAGAAATTTCAGACTCTGTCCATCTTaaaaagatgatggagttgaaattttttttagggatGATTCCCCTCTGATTATCACGCAATAGTCTGGCGAACATAGCTTTCCAGTCATCAATAGGCATAAACCACTTCAGAAATGTTTGAATATGACTAGGAATATTTCCTTCATTCAAATTGTTCAACCATTCCTCTAGAGCAAATTCAAAAGGCATGTAATACATATAACATAAGAACCACAGCATGTGTAGTGAGTATATTGGAAACTCACCAGCAGACGGAAGCTTGAAGCAAAACATAAATGGAAATTCAGGATAGAACATTGTTGGACTCACAAATGTCTCTCCATATACACGAATTGCGTAGTATTGATAATCAAGCATCTTCGTCGTGCAATCAGACTTATTCAAAGTTGAAACTATGCTTTTCTCGGGAGGAAAATTAGGGAACTCGTTGGTAAAATCAGATGAAGCCATTTATGTTTGAGAGTTTTCGTTGATCGTAATGTAAAGAGTAAATGTGGATAACTGAAGTAGCAACattgtttaattttatagatggagaatatagacgttggaatatagacgttggaatatagacgttggaatatagccgttggaatataGACGTTGGAATATAGACGTTGGAATGTGGATAACTGAAGTAGCAAAATTCATCAATATTCACCtggaacattacagaaccacacaaaattcatcacaattcacctgtaacattacagaaccacacaaaattcatcaatattCACCtggaacattacagaaccacacaaaattcatcacaattcacctgtaacattacagaaccacacaaaattcatcaatattCACCTGGAACATTAtagaaccacacaaaattcatcacaattcacctgtaacattacagaaccacacaaaattcatcaatattcacctgtaacattacagaaccacacaaaattcatcacaattcacctgtaacattatagaaccacacaaaattcatcaatattcacttgtaacattacagaaccacacaaaattcatcacaattcacctgtaacattacagaaccacacataattcatcagaattcacctgtaacattatagAATATCAACCACTAATATCCCCTAAGTTGGGCCAATCTGGTCCACTGTGTCACCCTATCCTGATAGAAGCGCTCCCATCCTACAACGCTTTGGCCTCGGTGCACAAACCACCAGTGTGCTATAGGGGGCACTGGAAAGTTAGGCGATAAATTTAAACGTATGTAGTGCTGGCAGTGATTCCCTAAATGAGCTATACAAATCTCACGTGATGGTCTTGTAGCAGTCGATGCGGCATACAATGGTAAGATAGTACCACACAACGCTAATGTGTCCCCACCTGAGAAGCCAAATAACATGATAGCAGAATTGTACATGGTAGCAACCGGCCACAAGTCATCCCAAACGATCATCCAATAATCCGGCGTACAACCTGCACCGTCCCAACTTACTCTACGAAGAGCTGCATCAACAGTATCAACAAACACTCTTTGATACAAACaacggttagcaattacttcatttcgaatgtgatgcctaactgtctgccacgcttcttcgtcaccaaaaatgtaagttgctaccgtacggaaaccacaatttccatcacctaCAACGTCGTAGTATGATTCGACGTATGGTTTAATTATGCCAACTATTTTATCGGAATGTACGAATTCAGAACCATGATACGTTTTTCCATCTGCATTCATGTATATTAGTGTAAAACAACTCTATATTGCaaaacagttataaaaaaagTTAGGTTTATCAGATATAATTTACCTGATGAGGCAGCATTATGTACCGAGGATGACGAGCTAAT includes:
- the LOC136225866 gene encoding protein MAINTENANCE OF MERISTEMS-like isoform X1 gives rise to the protein MGITDKEGADPRRTSSRPVTASARRDREEQQRFMADARRAHAAQAERAEGRDKAAGIDMDGDASMHRPSADTIPIDRGVVTRGRDGRFSSTAASSSGSSKRSRSVEDDWVVKDPVPGGLFDGAVIPSFLGHIACAIWAGQDRGVLRCHTRSGYCTKLRLWYSGSSRTIQSRIESSGLFHLPGIMHSHIDAALITTFVERWQPDTSSFHMPFGEMTILMHDVWEILRIPVDGAMVTADATVDELKECVMDLFGTTRVELDARHYASGGIRAASVMERCGGDRIPETQAIAWTWLMLGSTLFVDKSGDRIRPSCLLEVQDSAAGAVGLSWGSAALAYLYRHLGIATRGDCGQMMGCMTLLQSWIYEYFPCFRPHREAVTVDPDLPRASLWPSISMEKSDERLRAFRARLDVLTADEVMWMPYGPDAITETPRTLYSGWIRYRDVIEPYIPGRCLRQLGHVQTIPRPILQPSKAVRPWTSLKYRVEVPAVMVQGIWDSFPQSSVLILSVFTPAHTPSDCEDQYMHWYTRHSHPRLLPEIVAPGPAVYTRSNSEIWVSRLSGWGETVLDHMSHLDEDAAIVYRQSLEEIMDAWHLAK
- the LOC136225866 gene encoding protein MAINTENANCE OF MERISTEMS-like isoform X2, whose translation is MGITDKEGADPRRTSSRPVTASARRDREEQQRFMADARRAHAAQAERAEGRDKAAGIDMDGDASMHRPSADTIPIDRGVVTRGRDGRFSSTAASSSGSSKRSRSVEDDWVVKDPVPGGLFDGAVIPSFLGHIACAIWAGQDRGVLRCHTRSGYCTKLRLWYSGSSRTIQSRIESSGLFHLPGIMHSHIDAALITTFVERWQPDTSSFHMPFGEMTILMHDVWEILRIPVDGAMVTADATVDELKECVMDLFGTTRVELDARHYASGGIRAASVMERCGGDRIPETQAIAWTWLMLGSTLFVDKSGDRIRPSCLLEVQDSAAGAVGLSWGSAALAYLYRHLGIATRGDCGQMMGCMTLLQSWIYEYFPCFRPHREAVTVDPDLPRASLWPSISMEKSDERLRAFRARLDVLTADEVMWMPYGPDAITETPRTLYSGWIRYRDVIEPYIPGRCLRQLGHVQTIPRPILQPSKAVRPWTSLKYRVEVPAVMVQGIWDSFPQSSVLILSVFTPAHTPSDCEDQYMHWYTRHSHPRLLPEIVAPGPAVYTRSNSEIVSYFCVKQLYIAKQL